The following coding sequences are from one Bradyrhizobium sp. 200 window:
- a CDS encoding branched-chain amino acid ABC transporter permease: MTNAILTGLMLGGMYALIAMGLTLQYGVARIMNLSYGEFLIAAAFASHWLFTGWAISPFAGLALVVPLAFALNFAIYKLLLTPLVRRAPNRDALEVDSILATFGLTFVIQGSMLALFGGAYYSYSFLAFPVQFLGETVAANRLAALGITILLGLVLYLALTRTRAGTAVRAVAVDPFAAQLVAINVPQASALTFALGGALVAAAGVLVSTFLTFSASSGVVFTMKALIVVVMGGVGNMLGCLVAGLALGLSESLVASYVDPGLTLAVNFALFLAVLLVKPAGLFGRATR; encoded by the coding sequence ATGACGAACGCTATCCTGACCGGCCTGATGCTGGGCGGCATGTATGCGCTCATCGCCATGGGGCTCACGCTCCAGTACGGCGTTGCGCGCATCATGAACCTCTCCTACGGCGAGTTCCTGATTGCTGCCGCCTTTGCATCGCACTGGCTGTTCACGGGGTGGGCGATCAGCCCCTTTGCCGGGCTGGCGCTGGTCGTCCCCCTCGCCTTCGCGCTGAACTTTGCGATCTACAAGCTGCTGCTGACGCCGCTGGTGCGCCGTGCCCCCAACCGCGACGCGCTCGAGGTCGACAGCATTCTGGCGACCTTCGGGCTCACCTTCGTCATCCAGGGCTCGATGCTCGCGTTGTTCGGCGGGGCCTATTACAGCTATTCGTTCCTTGCCTTCCCGGTGCAGTTTCTCGGCGAGACCGTCGCGGCCAACCGCCTCGCCGCGCTCGGTATCACCATCCTGCTTGGCCTTGTGCTTTATCTGGCGCTTACAAGGACGCGCGCCGGCACGGCGGTCCGCGCCGTTGCCGTCGATCCCTTTGCCGCCCAGCTTGTCGCCATCAACGTGCCGCAGGCCTCCGCGCTGACTTTTGCATTGGGCGGCGCGCTGGTTGCCGCAGCGGGCGTGCTGGTCAGCACCTTCCTCACCTTCAGCGCGTCATCCGGTGTGGTCTTCACCATGAAGGCGTTGATCGTCGTCGTGATGGGCGGCGTCGGCAACATGCTGGGCTGCCTGGTCGCCGGACTGGCGCTCGGCCTCAGCGAGTCGCTGGTCGCCTCCTATGTCGACCCTGGTCTTACGCTTGCCGTCAACT
- a CDS encoding amino acid ABC transporter substrate-binding protein — MTTFLTRRSALLAAATCAATLGLAAVAEAQTSIKIGYAISRTGPNTGGAAVTTIPNYELWVKEVNAAGGIKLGDKRVPIEVVQYDDRSNAEEAVRALERLINQDKVDFILPPWGTGLNLAVGPTLNREGYPHLAATAVTDRAPELAKRWPNSFWMLGTSADAAKTLVELLSRLRDEKKIGDTVAMVSIADGFGIDLSSAARPAITAAKFKLAYDKSYPIGTQDLAPIINEVKALNPDVFIAFSYPPDTLALTEQSRIAGFNPKVFYTGVGTAFPLYRGKFGKNTEGVMGIGGWSGDSPAIKDYLARHKASAANGAEPDRWASAVTYASLQMLQQAIERVGKIDRAAVIKDLQTGTFDTVIGKVKLENNMPTRYWWVGQWQDGEFYGIAPAKNEGARTAIVPKPAWVAP; from the coding sequence ATGACGACATTTCTGACGCGGCGCTCGGCACTGCTCGCAGCCGCCACCTGCGCCGCCACGCTCGGCCTGGCGGCCGTCGCCGAGGCGCAGACCTCGATCAAGATCGGCTACGCGATCTCGCGCACCGGCCCCAACACCGGCGGTGCCGCCGTCACCACCATCCCCAACTACGAATTGTGGGTGAAGGAAGTGAATGCCGCCGGTGGCATCAAGCTCGGCGACAAGCGCGTCCCGATCGAGGTCGTGCAGTACGACGACCGCTCCAACGCCGAAGAAGCCGTGCGCGCGCTCGAGCGGCTGATCAACCAGGACAAGGTCGATTTCATCCTGCCGCCTTGGGGCACCGGCCTCAATCTGGCGGTCGGCCCGACGCTCAACCGCGAAGGCTATCCGCATCTGGCCGCCACCGCCGTCACCGACCGCGCGCCGGAACTCGCCAAGCGCTGGCCCAACAGTTTCTGGATGCTCGGCACCAGCGCCGATGCCGCCAAGACGCTGGTCGAATTGCTGTCCAGGCTGCGTGACGAAAAGAAGATCGGCGACACGGTCGCGATGGTCAGCATTGCCGACGGCTTCGGCATCGACCTGTCGAGCGCAGCGCGGCCGGCGATCACCGCCGCGAAATTCAAGCTTGCCTACGACAAGAGTTATCCGATCGGCACCCAGGATCTCGCGCCCATCATCAACGAGGTCAAGGCGCTCAATCCGGATGTCTTCATCGCCTTCAGCTATCCGCCGGACACGCTGGCGCTGACCGAGCAATCGCGCATCGCCGGGTTCAACCCGAAGGTGTTCTATACCGGCGTCGGCACCGCCTTCCCGCTCTATCGCGGGAAGTTCGGCAAGAACACCGAAGGCGTAATGGGCATCGGCGGCTGGAGCGGCGACAGCCCGGCGATCAAGGACTACCTCGCTCGCCACAAGGCATCCGCCGCCAACGGCGCCGAGCCGGACCGCTGGGCGAGCGCGGTCACTTACGCCAGCCTGCAGATGCTGCAGCAGGCGATCGAGCGCGTCGGCAAGATCGACCGCGCCGCCGTCATCAAGGATCTGCAGACCGGCACGTTCGATACCGTGATCGGCAAGGTCAAGCTCGAGAACAACATGCCGACCCGCTACTGGTGGGTCGGCCAGTGGCAGGACGGTGAGTTCTACGGCATCGCGCCGGCGAAGAACGAAGGCGCGCGCACCGCGATCGTTCCGAAGCCGGCGTGGGTGGCACCGTAA
- a CDS encoding helix-turn-helix domain-containing protein, translating to MSALSGLNGLPVGIALAVRAEAFSAALAARSWVIRQKSERRAHLLLVQSDRGRASWHGTGVALEAPALLWLPGSIDATVEVGPGAHGFLLSVDDDFLIKIVAGNAEALHLRRTTERVALVAGEVLPPYLDTIAESCRAIVAELRNPGFGGATLISSHLLLLCLQLWRLSASHDERHEAAARGGGPALVGNFLQMVELHYRDGWPVARYADALGVTSDKLHAHCQREKNCGPRAIIHERLLREACTRLQQLDLPVEQIGYGLGFRDPAYFNRFFRKYRGASPGSYRRQIRLEHARSGPSYAAWP from the coding sequence ATGTCGGCATTATCAGGGCTGAACGGGCTGCCGGTTGGCATCGCGCTGGCGGTTCGCGCCGAGGCATTTTCGGCTGCGCTGGCGGCGCGATCGTGGGTAATCCGGCAGAAGTCCGAGCGCCGGGCGCATCTGTTGCTGGTGCAATCGGATCGCGGCCGGGCGTCATGGCACGGGACCGGCGTTGCGCTTGAAGCGCCGGCGCTGCTGTGGCTGCCGGGGAGCATCGACGCGACGGTGGAAGTGGGGCCGGGCGCGCACGGATTCCTGTTGTCGGTGGACGACGATTTCCTGATCAAGATCGTAGCCGGCAATGCCGAGGCGCTGCATCTGCGCAGGACCACCGAACGCGTTGCGCTGGTTGCGGGCGAGGTGCTTCCGCCATATCTCGACACGATCGCTGAATCATGCCGCGCCATCGTGGCGGAGCTGCGCAACCCGGGCTTTGGCGGCGCGACGCTGATCTCTTCGCATTTGCTGTTGCTGTGCTTGCAGCTCTGGCGGCTCAGCGCCTCGCATGATGAGCGTCACGAGGCGGCGGCGCGCGGCGGTGGTCCGGCGCTGGTCGGCAATTTCCTGCAAATGGTCGAGCTGCATTATCGCGACGGCTGGCCGGTGGCGCGCTATGCGGACGCCCTTGGTGTCACCTCCGACAAGCTGCACGCCCATTGCCAGCGCGAGAAAAACTGCGGCCCGCGCGCGATCATCCACGAGCGCCTGCTGCGCGAAGCCTGCACGCGGCTGCAGCAGCTCGACCTTCCCGTCGAGCAGATCGGATACGGTCTGGGTTTCCGCGATCCGGCCTATTTCAACCGCTTCTTCCGCAAGTATCGCGGCGCGTCACCGGGCAGCTATCGCCGGCAGATCCGGCTCGAGCACGCGCGCAGCGGGCCTTCCTACGCGGCGTGGCCGTAG
- a CDS encoding ATP-binding protein: MRVVRLNIERFRGVKSASLDFAGHTLLVGANNIGKSTVCEALDLVLGPDRLSRLPAIEEFDFYNSEYLDALQNPVQLRIEVLLTGLSAEVENACGHHIEFWFEAERRFLSRGEVGQANAPTTVPCLRLETIGRYDTEEDEFHAETLFSHGTFKADGSLEGVSKKIKRLIGFIYLRTLRTGSRALSLERNSLLDIILRVQGVRTGLWERAITRLRDLQPPIGNDAHELTPVLRNIEDRLAQYIPLQAAGDATGLYVSQLTREHLRKTLSFFLSTNADQKPVPFQESGTGTLNTLVLALLSFIADAKPDNVIFAMEEPEIALPPHTQRRIANYLLNDTAQCFVSSHSPYVIERFAQEQIHILRRDNAGTLTATTIDPAKTLNPNHYKRHARRGVAEALLGAAVIVAEGVTEHSALQAVASKLEESDNTLWPLDLAGVTIFSVDGDGDIANFGGFFKGIGLKTFAFYDKKQRKQEKNQQLAANFIVPRETAYTAIEKLLVAEIPVGRQWQMLESLRDAGTYSGLPQARPADDEVRRLMQGALGSNKGNGFAAALIELCAVVELPASVAGFLKEVYAHFPKPQRPAVLSPITPAPTTPTGSVAADEAAITAASVAATAVEAAGPTDQDPPAQAGGR, translated from the coding sequence ATGCGTGTCGTTCGTTTGAATATTGAGCGCTTTCGTGGCGTGAAGTCAGCCAGTCTCGATTTTGCGGGCCACACCCTTCTTGTAGGCGCGAATAACATTGGCAAATCGACAGTCTGTGAGGCCCTCGACCTCGTTCTGGGCCCTGACCGTCTTTCACGGTTACCTGCCATCGAGGAATTTGACTTTTACAACTCCGAATACCTCGATGCGCTGCAAAATCCGGTACAGCTTCGCATTGAAGTGCTGTTGACGGGTCTAAGCGCGGAGGTGGAAAACGCCTGCGGTCATCATATCGAATTCTGGTTCGAGGCTGAACGCAGATTTCTGTCTCGCGGCGAAGTCGGGCAAGCCAACGCGCCAACGACAGTTCCGTGCCTGCGCTTGGAGACTATTGGCCGTTACGACACCGAAGAAGATGAATTCCACGCGGAGACGCTTTTCTCTCACGGCACGTTCAAGGCCGACGGATCGCTCGAAGGCGTCAGCAAAAAGATAAAACGCTTGATCGGCTTCATCTATTTGCGGACGCTCCGCACGGGGTCGCGCGCTCTCAGCCTTGAAAGAAACTCTCTGCTGGACATCATCCTGCGCGTTCAAGGCGTGCGTACCGGCTTGTGGGAACGCGCCATCACGCGGCTGCGGGACCTTCAGCCGCCTATCGGCAACGATGCCCACGAACTGACTCCGGTGCTTCGGAACATTGAAGACCGGCTCGCACAGTATATCCCGCTGCAAGCCGCTGGAGACGCGACGGGTCTCTACGTTTCCCAGCTTACACGGGAGCATTTGCGCAAAACACTGTCCTTTTTTCTGTCCACCAATGCGGACCAAAAGCCGGTTCCGTTTCAAGAATCCGGAACAGGCACTCTGAACACTTTGGTGCTGGCTTTGCTGTCGTTCATCGCAGACGCCAAGCCCGACAATGTGATTTTCGCGATGGAGGAGCCCGAAATCGCGCTACCGCCTCACACTCAGCGGCGCATTGCCAATTATCTTTTGAATGACACAGCGCAGTGCTTCGTCAGTTCGCATTCTCCGTATGTCATTGAGCGCTTCGCGCAGGAGCAGATCCATATTCTACGGCGTGACAATGCTGGAACGCTGACTGCCACCACGATTGATCCAGCCAAGACACTGAATCCCAACCACTACAAGCGGCATGCGCGCCGTGGCGTCGCGGAGGCGCTATTGGGTGCAGCAGTCATCGTCGCGGAGGGCGTGACCGAACATTCTGCCCTTCAGGCAGTAGCATCGAAGCTGGAGGAGTCAGATAACACGCTATGGCCACTAGACCTTGCGGGCGTTACGATATTCTCAGTGGACGGTGACGGCGACATTGCGAATTTCGGAGGATTCTTCAAAGGGATCGGCCTGAAGACGTTCGCTTTTTACGACAAGAAGCAACGTAAACAGGAAAAGAACCAACAGCTTGCCGCGAATTTTATCGTTCCGCGCGAAACCGCATATACCGCCATCGAAAAGCTGCTTGTGGCGGAAATCCCGGTTGGCCGCCAATGGCAGATGCTAGAGTCATTGCGTGACGCAGGTACCTATAGCGGCCTTCCTCAGGCGCGCCCGGCTGACGACGAAGTCCGGCGGCTCATGCAAGGGGCGCTTGGTTCGAACAAGGGCAATGGTTTCGCGGCTGCTTTGATCGAACTATGTGCTGTGGTCGAGTTGCCTGCGTCGGTCGCCGGTTTCCTGAAAGAAGTTTACGCACATTTCCCCAAACCGCAGCGGCCCGCTGTGCTGTCTCCGATTACCCCCGCCCCGACAACACCGACAGGTTCGGTCGCGGCAGACGAAGCGGCTATCACTGCTGCCTCTGTGGCCGCCACCGCCGTAGAAGCTGCCGGACCGACAGATCAAGATCCACCGGCCCAAGCCGGCGGCAGATGA
- a CDS encoding ATP-dependent helicase codes for MNQPLSPEQQLLRATGHVLVCGGPGSGKTTIALNKALACIQAGLKPGQAVMFLSFSRAAVARLVQAGAKTIPLEHRQRLSVQTFHGFCWSLLQCHGYLLGAPPRLQILMPHDERALSFGVTPDDDGWPAWMQERERLFLEDGNIVFDLFAPKLLRLIRESGHVKRLIAQKFPIIIVDEAQDTGQDAWEIICALKDASQVICLADPDQQIFDHLPGVGPERIEAIRQELKPLELDLGQQNNRSPGTEIAVFGNDILNGRVRGAAYDGVSRFIYDPRKFDPSLTLRRCLAIVYRKCRARGVRPESCAILAPTGRDIAVITAALSDGARPVPHKVVFDEAEALLASRLAAYMLEPKTFKPMTQYVVEALEFLANIGRAAGTVGGRKNAETYRRWATDITNGKKITGKGLPASLFAMMTGLANLRFCGDPRIDWVTVKDAFRNSDDKRLSDIASQLDYLVAFGRGRFLAANLSELWTTTSSYDGAVRAFDAALTQDSILESSEDLGGVHVMTIHRAKGKQFDGVIVWRKGVPTGANQWRSSFVWRDDAHPYIRSRKILRVAITRARKQVLILDTAFPVCPLLAGHAL; via the coding sequence ATGAATCAGCCGTTATCACCAGAACAACAGCTGCTTAGAGCAACCGGTCACGTTCTCGTATGCGGCGGACCGGGCTCTGGAAAGACAACGATCGCTCTGAACAAGGCACTGGCGTGCATTCAGGCGGGTCTAAAGCCCGGCCAAGCGGTGATGTTCCTCAGCTTCTCCCGCGCAGCCGTCGCCCGGCTGGTGCAAGCAGGCGCCAAAACAATCCCTCTGGAACATCGCCAGCGCTTGTCGGTGCAAACCTTCCATGGGTTTTGCTGGAGCCTGCTGCAATGTCACGGTTACCTACTCGGTGCGCCACCACGGCTGCAAATTCTCATGCCGCATGATGAGCGTGCGCTGTCGTTCGGCGTGACACCGGACGATGACGGCTGGCCAGCTTGGATGCAGGAACGCGAACGGCTCTTCCTCGAGGATGGCAATATCGTCTTTGATTTGTTCGCACCAAAACTCCTACGTCTGATCAGAGAGTCCGGCCATGTGAAACGCCTTATTGCCCAGAAATTTCCCATCATCATCGTCGATGAAGCTCAAGACACTGGGCAAGATGCATGGGAGATTATCTGTGCGCTCAAGGACGCAAGCCAAGTGATATGCCTTGCCGACCCGGATCAGCAAATTTTTGATCATCTTCCCGGTGTCGGTCCGGAGCGCATTGAGGCCATCAGGCAAGAGTTAAAACCCCTCGAACTTGATCTCGGTCAACAAAATAACCGAAGTCCTGGAACGGAGATTGCAGTTTTCGGGAACGATATTCTGAACGGAAGAGTGCGAGGAGCCGCCTACGACGGCGTTTCGAGGTTCATTTATGATCCAAGGAAGTTTGATCCGTCTCTAACGTTACGCCGATGCCTCGCCATCGTGTACCGCAAGTGCCGCGCAAGGGGTGTGCGTCCGGAAAGTTGCGCCATCCTTGCGCCGACCGGTAGAGACATCGCCGTCATAACTGCGGCTCTCTCCGACGGTGCACGACCCGTTCCGCACAAGGTCGTGTTCGACGAGGCTGAGGCTCTGCTGGCGAGCCGCTTAGCAGCCTACATGCTGGAGCCGAAAACGTTCAAGCCGATGACCCAATACGTTGTCGAGGCGTTGGAGTTTCTCGCCAATATTGGGCGCGCAGCGGGCACAGTTGGCGGACGCAAGAATGCGGAGACCTATCGGCGATGGGCGACCGACATCACCAACGGTAAGAAAATTACCGGAAAAGGGCTCCCGGCAAGTCTCTTTGCGATGATGACAGGTTTGGCCAACCTTCGCTTTTGCGGCGACCCGCGTATCGACTGGGTCACCGTTAAAGATGCGTTTCGCAATAGCGATGACAAACGCTTGTCCGACATCGCGTCACAATTGGACTATCTCGTTGCCTTTGGCCGCGGCCGCTTCCTTGCGGCTAATCTTTCGGAATTGTGGACAACCACATCGAGTTATGATGGTGCCGTGCGCGCGTTCGACGCAGCACTAACCCAAGACTCAATTCTGGAATCGTCAGAGGACCTCGGCGGCGTTCATGTGATGACCATCCATCGCGCTAAGGGCAAACAATTCGATGGGGTCATCGTCTGGCGCAAAGGCGTGCCCACAGGCGCAAATCAATGGCGCTCTTCTTTTGTCTGGCGGGACGACGCTCATCCCTACATTCGCAGCCGCAAGATTTTGCGTGTGGCAATCACAAGAGCTCGTAAGCAGGTGCTGATCTTGGATACGGCTTTTCCAGTATGCCCGTTGCTCGCGGGGCATGCGTTGTAA
- a CDS encoding ABC transporter substrate-binding protein, which yields MKRSIAALVMTTSLVLATGAFAQTLDKVVKVGSLGDQSGLYADIGGPGSTVAAQMAIEDSGLLAKGWKIELIAADHQNKPDVGTNIGKQWIDVEKVDVFVDLASSGVGLAIANLAKEKNVVNLNSGSASSDLTGAQCSPNTIHWVYDTWMLANGTGKALVKSGGDSWFFLTADYAFGHALERDTAAVVTANGGKVLGGVKHPLNNADFSSFLLQAQSSKAKIIGLANAGGDTTNSIKQAAEFGIVAGGQKLAGMLMFITDVHALGLKVAQGLNFTETFYWDMNDQTRAFTKRFIERHKKGPPTMVQAGVYSSLIHYFKALEALGGNPHDGRAVVAKMKEMPTDDPLFGKGSVRADGRKIHPAYLFEVKKPQDSKYPWDYYNLVATIPAAEAFIPLEKSVCPMLKKT from the coding sequence ATGAAGCGATCCATTGCAGCCCTGGTCATGACCACGAGCCTGGTGCTTGCCACCGGCGCGTTTGCGCAAACGCTCGACAAGGTCGTCAAGGTCGGAAGTCTCGGCGACCAATCCGGCCTCTACGCCGATATCGGCGGCCCCGGCTCGACCGTCGCCGCGCAGATGGCGATCGAGGATTCCGGGCTGCTCGCCAAGGGCTGGAAGATCGAGCTGATCGCGGCCGATCACCAGAACAAGCCCGACGTTGGCACCAATATCGGCAAGCAGTGGATCGACGTCGAGAAGGTCGACGTGTTCGTCGATCTGGCGAGCTCCGGCGTCGGCCTCGCCATTGCCAACCTCGCCAAGGAAAAGAACGTCGTCAATTTGAACTCCGGCTCGGCGTCATCAGATCTCACCGGCGCGCAGTGCTCGCCGAACACCATCCACTGGGTCTACGACACCTGGATGCTCGCCAACGGCACCGGCAAGGCGCTGGTGAAATCCGGCGGCGATAGCTGGTTCTTCCTCACGGCGGACTACGCCTTCGGTCATGCGCTCGAACGCGATACGGCTGCGGTCGTCACCGCCAATGGCGGCAAGGTACTCGGCGGCGTCAAGCATCCGCTCAACAACGCCGACTTCTCCTCTTTCCTGCTGCAGGCGCAAAGCTCCAAGGCCAAGATCATCGGCCTCGCCAACGCCGGCGGCGACACCACCAACTCGATCAAGCAGGCGGCCGAGTTCGGCATCGTGGCTGGTGGGCAAAAGCTCGCGGGCATGCTGATGTTCATCACCGACGTTCATGCGCTCGGATTGAAGGTCGCACAGGGCCTGAACTTCACCGAGACCTTCTACTGGGACATGAACGACCAGACCCGCGCCTTCACCAAGCGCTTCATCGAGAGACACAAGAAGGGCCCGCCGACCATGGTCCAGGCCGGCGTCTATTCCTCGCTGATCCATTATTTCAAGGCGCTGGAAGCGCTCGGCGGCAACCCGCATGACGGCCGCGCCGTGGTCGCCAAGATGAAGGAAATGCCGACCGACGATCCGCTGTTCGGCAAGGGATCGGTCCGCGCCGATGGCCGCAAGATCCACCCGGCCTATCTGTTCGAGGTGAAGAAGCCGCAGGATTCGAAATACCCGTGGGACTACTACAACCTCGTCGCCACGATCCCGGCCGCAGAAGCCTTCATCCCGCTCGAGAAGAGCGTCTGCCCGATGCTGAAGAAGACCTGA
- a CDS encoding site-2 protease family protein, with protein MNFSLYAISVWVLPLLIAITFHEAAHAFVAYRLGDNTAWQLGRVSFNPLKHIDPFGTVILPGVLLLSHSPFLFGYAKPVPVNFRNLNHPRLDMVWVALAGPVTNIILATIVALAFHVLPLVPAEAAKWTADNLKNAFLINIVLAIFNMMPIPPLDGGRVAVGLLPQVLAYPLSRLEPYGMLILLGLLILLPVIGAQLGLNLDVISAILRTLTGYVISALLFITGNA; from the coding sequence GTGAATTTCTCATTGTATGCCATCTCGGTCTGGGTGCTTCCCCTCCTCATCGCCATCACCTTCCATGAGGCCGCCCACGCCTTTGTGGCGTACCGGCTTGGGGACAACACCGCCTGGCAGCTCGGCCGGGTCAGCTTCAATCCACTGAAGCATATCGATCCGTTTGGCACCGTGATTCTTCCCGGCGTGCTGCTGCTGTCGCATTCGCCGTTCCTGTTCGGTTACGCCAAGCCGGTCCCTGTGAATTTCCGGAACCTTAACCATCCCCGGCTCGACATGGTCTGGGTAGCGCTGGCCGGCCCCGTCACCAACATCATCCTGGCGACGATCGTGGCGTTGGCCTTCCATGTCTTGCCCTTGGTGCCGGCAGAAGCAGCCAAATGGACGGCGGACAACCTCAAAAATGCTTTCCTGATCAATATCGTGCTGGCGATCTTCAACATGATGCCGATTCCGCCGCTGGACGGCGGCCGGGTCGCAGTCGGCCTACTGCCGCAGGTGCTGGCTTACCCGCTATCGCGGCTGGAACCCTACGGAATGCTGATCCTGCTCGGTCTTCTGATCCTGCTTCCCGTCATCGGCGCGCAACTCGGCCTAAATCTTGATGTTATTTCGGCGATACTGCGGACACTGACCGGTTATGTGATCAGCGCGCTTCTCTTCATCACCGGCAACGCATAA
- a CDS encoding LysR family transcriptional regulator yields MSVPLLDPDLLKAFVAVADSRSFTRAASQLNRTQSAVSMQIKRLEERLGVELFNRTKANVDLSSAGEGLLGYARRILTLNDEAVGKLRERKVEGVVRLGVMDDYGTLIVPPLLASFVACYPLVHVEMETGLTSSMPSRLGNAYDLVIAMHPEGSGEGEFLRREQAAWATGAFHPVEQQNPLPLALYPQGCLFRKWAIEALDAVKRPWRLAFVSHSLAAVESVAAQGLAVTVVKAGTFPPKLRPLSERDGMPRLPAADICLHRTANLSQAGALLANHLRSTISNHLDEISVRRATRDAIPIAFN; encoded by the coding sequence ATGAGCGTACCCCTCCTCGATCCGGATCTGTTGAAGGCTTTCGTGGCGGTGGCCGACAGCCGCTCCTTTACCCGCGCCGCTAGCCAGCTCAACCGGACCCAGTCAGCCGTAAGCATGCAGATCAAGCGCCTCGAGGAACGCCTTGGCGTGGAACTGTTCAACCGCACCAAGGCCAATGTCGACTTGAGTTCCGCAGGCGAAGGGCTGCTCGGATACGCGCGGCGCATCCTGACGCTGAACGACGAGGCTGTCGGCAAGCTGCGCGAGCGCAAGGTTGAAGGTGTTGTGCGCCTGGGCGTGATGGACGACTACGGCACCTTGATCGTTCCGCCCCTGCTGGCAAGCTTCGTCGCCTGTTATCCGCTGGTCCATGTCGAGATGGAGACAGGACTCACCTCTTCCATGCCCTCGCGTCTCGGCAATGCCTATGACCTCGTCATTGCGATGCACCCGGAGGGAAGTGGCGAGGGTGAATTCCTGCGGCGCGAACAGGCTGCGTGGGCAACCGGCGCATTTCACCCTGTCGAGCAGCAGAACCCGCTGCCGCTTGCGCTTTATCCGCAGGGCTGCCTGTTCCGAAAATGGGCGATCGAGGCGCTCGATGCCGTCAAGCGACCCTGGCGGCTGGCTTTCGTCAGCCACAGTCTTGCAGCGGTCGAGTCGGTTGCGGCGCAGGGGCTTGCGGTGACTGTCGTAAAGGCAGGTACATTTCCGCCGAAGCTGCGCCCTCTGTCGGAGCGCGACGGCATGCCACGACTACCGGCTGCGGACATTTGCCTGCATCGCACCGCGAATCTGTCGCAGGCGGGCGCACTACTCGCAAATCATTTGCGCTCAACCATCTCAAACCATCTTGATGAAATCTCGGTGAGGCGCGCAACCCGCGACGCTATCCCGATCGCCTTCAACTGA
- a CDS encoding DMT family transporter, translating into MNEAWGVLAAVLSSGLGGTSVAATRYLVSAIDPLAIGSFRFGIGFLLLLPAALLQGGRWPPRRDWSSVAGLGVLYFALFPILFNASLIFTTAARGALALSTLPLLTMVVGALLGSEDLTVRKSIGVVTATLGVALALLSGLASAPPGAWRGDLLMVAAALCMALYSIWSKSFIARSGPIPFTTVSMGVGALCLVLISYWRGSFAPVAAFEDPQWLAAIYLGAFGSALTFYLWAFALERTTPTRVAISVTVNPITASLVGAALLDEPLRWNLVGGIVTVFAGIWIATTLGRQARPATQPS; encoded by the coding sequence ATGAACGAGGCGTGGGGCGTGCTTGCGGCAGTCCTGTCGAGCGGTCTGGGCGGCACTTCGGTTGCGGCAACCCGCTATCTGGTGAGCGCGATTGATCCGTTGGCGATCGGTTCGTTCCGGTTCGGTATCGGGTTTCTGCTGTTGTTGCCGGCGGCACTACTGCAAGGAGGCCGGTGGCCGCCGCGCCGCGACTGGTCCAGCGTCGCCGGATTGGGCGTACTGTACTTTGCCCTGTTCCCGATCCTGTTCAATGCGTCTCTGATTTTCACGACGGCGGCGCGGGGCGCGCTCGCCTTGTCGACGCTTCCGCTGCTGACGATGGTCGTGGGCGCGCTGCTCGGCAGCGAGGACCTTACGGTGCGCAAATCGATCGGTGTCGTCACCGCAACGCTCGGAGTTGCCCTGGCTCTTCTGTCGGGCCTTGCTTCCGCGCCGCCGGGAGCCTGGCGCGGCGATCTCCTGATGGTCGCGGCAGCCCTGTGCATGGCGCTCTATAGCATCTGGTCCAAGTCATTCATCGCCCGCTCCGGGCCTATTCCTTTTACGACGGTGTCCATGGGGGTTGGGGCTTTATGCCTTGTCCTGATCTCGTACTGGCGCGGCAGTTTTGCGCCCGTTGCAGCTTTCGAGGACCCGCAATGGCTGGCCGCCATCTATCTCGGTGCCTTCGGCAGCGCGCTGACGTTTTATCTGTGGGCATTCGCGCTGGAGCGCACGACGCCGACCCGCGTCGCGATCTCGGTCACCGTCAATCCGATCACCGCGTCGCTGGTCGGCGCGGCATTGCTGGACGAACCGCTTCGCTGGAATCTGGTTGGCGGCATCGTGACAGTCTTCGCCGGCATCTGGATCGCGACGACGTTAGGCCGGCAGGCGAGGCCTGCAACGCAGCCGTCCTGA